From the Gallaecimonas kandeliae genome, one window contains:
- the mraZ gene encoding division/cell wall cluster transcriptional repressor MraZ, producing MFRGASEVSLDSKGRLAIPKRYRDRLLADCEGQLVCTIDIHQPCLLLYPLAEWELIERKLSRLSSMKPAERRMQRMLLGHATELDLDNQGRVLLTGPLRNHAGLDGKVMLVGQFNKFEIWSDTAWQAQIAADMAAIGDGADLELTDALKDFSL from the coding sequence ATGTTTCGTGGTGCGAGCGAAGTGAGCCTGGACAGCAAAGGACGGCTCGCGATACCCAAGCGGTATCGCGATCGGCTCCTTGCTGACTGCGAAGGCCAGCTGGTCTGCACCATAGATATCCACCAACCCTGCCTCTTGCTCTACCCCCTGGCGGAATGGGAACTGATAGAGCGCAAGCTCAGCCGCCTCTCCTCCATGAAACCCGCCGAGCGCCGCATGCAGCGCATGCTGCTCGGCCACGCCACCGAACTGGACCTGGACAACCAGGGACGGGTGCTCCTCACCGGTCCCCTTCGCAACCATGCCGGCCTGGACGGCAAGGTGATGCTGGTGGGCCAGTTCAACAAATTCGAGATCTGGTCGGATACGGCCTGGCAGGCGCAGATCGCCGCCGACATGGCCGCCATCGGCGATGGTGCCGACTTGGAACTCACCGACGCCCTGAAGGACTTTTCACTGTGA
- the mraY gene encoding phospho-N-acetylmuramoyl-pentapeptide-transferase gives MLVWLAEYLAHYINGFHVFSYLTFRAILSALTALILSVYMGPRLIKALVRLQVGQTVRDDGPQSHLSKSGTPTMGGIMILLSVTVAALAWANLDNVYVWVVLFVLLSYGAIGFVDDYRKVVRKDPKGLIARWKYFWQSVVALGVAFFLYVQARPEETQLVLPFLKDVMPQLGLFYIVLTYFVMVGTSNAVNLTDGLDGLAIMPTVMVAAAFALIAYVTGNVNFANYLHIPYVPQASELVILCTALVGAGLGFLWFNTYPAQVFMGDVGSLALGGTLGIIAVLVRQEILLVIMGGVFVMETVSVILQVGSYKLRGQRIFRMAPIHHHYELKGWPEPRVIVRFWIISLILVLIGLATLKVR, from the coding sequence ATGTTAGTCTGGCTGGCGGAATACCTCGCCCATTACATCAATGGGTTCCATGTCTTTTCCTACCTGACGTTCAGGGCCATCTTGAGTGCCCTGACGGCGCTGATCCTGTCCGTCTACATGGGGCCGCGCCTCATCAAGGCCCTGGTGCGCCTGCAGGTGGGCCAGACGGTCCGCGACGACGGCCCCCAGTCCCACCTCTCCAAGTCCGGTACCCCCACCATGGGCGGCATCATGATACTGCTGTCGGTGACGGTGGCTGCCTTGGCCTGGGCCAACCTGGACAACGTCTATGTCTGGGTGGTGCTCTTCGTGCTGCTCTCCTACGGCGCCATCGGCTTCGTGGACGACTACCGCAAGGTGGTGCGCAAGGATCCCAAGGGCCTCATCGCCCGTTGGAAGTACTTCTGGCAGTCGGTGGTGGCCCTGGGCGTGGCTTTCTTCCTCTATGTCCAGGCCAGGCCCGAGGAAACCCAGCTGGTGCTGCCCTTCCTCAAGGACGTGATGCCCCAGCTCGGGCTCTTCTACATAGTGCTGACCTACTTCGTGATGGTGGGCACCTCCAACGCCGTCAACCTCACCGACGGCCTGGACGGCCTGGCCATCATGCCCACCGTCATGGTGGCGGCGGCCTTCGCCCTCATCGCCTATGTCACCGGCAACGTCAACTTCGCCAATTACCTGCACATCCCCTATGTGCCCCAGGCCTCCGAGCTGGTGATCCTCTGCACCGCCCTGGTGGGAGCCGGCCTCGGCTTCCTCTGGTTCAACACCTACCCGGCCCAGGTGTTCATGGGGGACGTGGGTTCCCTGGCCTTGGGCGGCACCCTCGGCATCATCGCCGTGCTGGTGCGCCAGGAAATTTTGCTGGTGATCATGGGCGGCGTCTTCGTCATGGAGACGGTGTCGGTGATCCTGCAGGTGGGCTCCTACAAGCTGCGCGGCCAGCGCATCTTCCGTATGGCGCCCATCCACCACCATTACGAACTCAAAGGCTGGCCTGAGCCCAGGGTGATAGTCCGTTTCTGGATAATCTCCCTGATCCTGGTGCTGATCGGCCTGGCAACCTTGAAGGTGCGCTGA
- a CDS encoding UDP-N-acetylmuramoyl-tripeptide--D-alanyl-D-alanine ligase, with protein MLNLPLSEIAKALDAELVGQDLTISLVSTDTRNLQGGELFIALQGERFDAHDFIQDARKAAALVVSRPVDSVQPQLLVKDTRLALGRLGQYLKDKLHPQSVALTGSCGKTTVKEMLAAILAQVGPVLATQGNFNNDIGVPLTLLRLEPQHRFGVFELGANHEGEIAYTASLVNADVVLVNNVAPTHLQGFGTLAGIARAKGEIYGALRAGGTAVVNLDDDFAPDWLAQLKDHKVLTFGHKAGADVSASNIVDLLDGGSRFELHLPGQSLAVTMPLPGQSLAVTMPLPGLHNVANAMAAAACAYALGIDAKAIAAGLAQVRPVPGRLNIRALAHGRLIDDTYNASVGAVRAAIDALARYPGRRVLVLGDLGELGEKARHYHAELGHYAKEMGIDNLFTLGVLSQAASDAFGLGAGHYDNREGLVSSLAQALAAETAEVSILVKGARSSRMELVVDLIAASRLAAPEGLAC; from the coding sequence ATGCTGAACCTGCCCCTGTCGGAAATTGCCAAGGCCCTGGACGCCGAGCTGGTGGGCCAGGACCTGACCATCAGCCTGGTCAGCACCGACACCCGCAATCTGCAGGGCGGCGAGCTGTTCATCGCCTTGCAGGGTGAGCGCTTTGACGCCCACGACTTCATCCAGGACGCCCGCAAAGCCGCGGCATTGGTGGTGAGCCGGCCCGTGGACAGTGTCCAGCCCCAGCTGCTGGTCAAGGACACCCGCCTGGCCCTGGGCCGCCTGGGCCAGTACCTCAAGGACAAGCTGCATCCCCAGTCCGTGGCCTTGACCGGCTCCTGCGGCAAGACCACCGTCAAGGAGATGCTGGCCGCCATCCTGGCCCAGGTCGGCCCCGTACTGGCCACCCAGGGCAACTTCAACAACGACATAGGCGTGCCCCTGACGCTGCTGCGCCTCGAGCCACAGCACCGGTTCGGCGTCTTCGAGCTGGGTGCCAACCACGAAGGGGAGATCGCCTACACCGCCTCCCTGGTCAACGCCGACGTGGTGCTGGTCAACAACGTGGCCCCCACCCATCTGCAAGGCTTCGGCACCCTGGCCGGCATAGCCCGCGCCAAGGGCGAGATCTACGGCGCCCTCAGGGCCGGCGGCACCGCCGTCGTCAACCTGGACGACGACTTTGCCCCCGATTGGCTGGCCCAGCTCAAGGACCACAAGGTGCTGACCTTCGGCCACAAGGCCGGGGCCGATGTCAGCGCCTCGAACATCGTCGACCTGCTGGACGGCGGCAGCCGTTTCGAGCTGCACCTGCCCGGCCAAAGCCTGGCAGTGACCATGCCGCTGCCCGGCCAAAGCCTGGCAGTGACCATGCCGCTGCCCGGCCTGCACAACGTGGCCAACGCCATGGCCGCGGCGGCCTGCGCCTATGCCCTGGGCATCGACGCCAAGGCCATAGCGGCGGGGCTGGCTCAGGTCAGGCCCGTTCCCGGTCGCCTCAACATCAGGGCCCTGGCCCACGGCCGCCTCATCGACGACACCTACAACGCCTCTGTGGGGGCCGTGCGCGCCGCTATCGACGCCCTGGCCCGCTACCCGGGCCGGCGGGTGCTGGTGCTGGGGGATCTCGGCGAGCTGGGGGAAAAGGCCCGGCACTACCATGCCGAACTGGGCCACTACGCCAAGGAAATGGGCATAGACAACCTCTTCACCCTGGGGGTGCTGAGCCAGGCGGCCAGCGACGCCTTCGGCCTTGGGGCCGGGCATTACGACAACAGGGAAGGGCTGGTCTCCAGCCTGGCCCAGGCCTTGGCGGCAGAGACGGCCGAGGTCAGCATCTTGGTTAAAGGCGCGCGCAGTTCGCGCATGGAGTTGGTAGTGGATTTGATAGCGGCGAGCCGGTTGGCGGCTCCTGAGGGCCTGGCATGTTAG
- a CDS encoding penicillin-binding protein activator: MLCLALALSHCASTGPRDEWSGRLASPVYAKASEYLDKARQAEGQDKLLWQLQAGRAYAQAADWAKVDSVLAALKGQLTQPAALAAYQLLAAQATMAREDYAAAAALLASPMPQAFETQRLRLKSRLAELSGDVNAQIQALAQLAEASSDSVQQARISDRIWSLLPKADTSQLDASWAPWLSLQQLAKEKRGPALKDAISAWQQQYPNSLPGRYLPQSLEQLTQITEYQPTKVALLLPLTGSFAAQGQAIRDGFVAAWLDSGQPAQLVVLDSANDAVAAWQQAKSEGADMLVGPLLRPQVEALQQSGNVDVPWLALNRVFRPGVADSYFFALAPEDEAAQAAEEAVDRKAEHPLLIGLDSATNNRQAQAFIERWRQYGHEEPVDMRLFGNRQQLEQGIRDLLKINDSKARIGQVEDLLGHDLVAEARSRRDVDFLYLLGDKEEVGLMKAFIDVTISPFADPIAAYTSSRGHPDLENPAGLRDFNGLSFSEMPYFVSQQGPALAMRQLLTQLRPHWPSALERLFAMGYDAARLLPRMATLRIEGSEPVQGISGSIGIDGNGVIHRRLQWVTIRGGNTQVQDHVIPPLPEQDSQGPAL, encoded by the coding sequence ATGCTGTGCCTGGCGTTGGCACTCAGCCACTGCGCCAGCACAGGCCCCAGGGATGAATGGAGCGGCAGGCTGGCCAGCCCGGTCTACGCCAAGGCCAGCGAATACCTGGACAAGGCCCGCCAGGCAGAGGGCCAGGACAAGCTGCTGTGGCAACTGCAGGCCGGTCGCGCCTATGCCCAGGCTGCGGATTGGGCCAAGGTGGACAGCGTCTTGGCGGCTCTCAAGGGTCAGCTGACCCAGCCGGCAGCCTTGGCCGCCTACCAGTTGCTGGCCGCCCAGGCGACCATGGCCCGTGAAGACTACGCCGCCGCCGCCGCCCTCCTCGCGAGCCCCATGCCCCAGGCCTTCGAGACCCAGCGCCTGCGCCTCAAGTCCCGCCTGGCCGAGCTCTCCGGCGACGTCAACGCCCAGATCCAGGCCCTGGCCCAACTGGCCGAGGCCAGCAGTGACTCCGTCCAACAGGCCCGCATTAGCGATCGCATCTGGAGCCTGCTGCCCAAGGCCGACACCAGCCAACTGGATGCCAGCTGGGCCCCCTGGCTCAGCCTGCAGCAACTGGCCAAGGAAAAGCGCGGCCCGGCCCTCAAGGACGCCATCAGCGCCTGGCAGCAGCAGTATCCCAACTCCCTGCCGGGCCGTTACCTGCCCCAATCCCTGGAGCAATTGACCCAGATCACCGAGTACCAGCCCACCAAGGTCGCCCTGCTGCTGCCTTTGACCGGCAGCTTCGCCGCCCAGGGCCAGGCCATCCGTGACGGCTTCGTCGCCGCCTGGCTGGACAGCGGCCAGCCGGCCCAGCTGGTGGTGCTGGACAGTGCCAATGACGCCGTTGCCGCTTGGCAGCAGGCCAAGAGCGAAGGCGCCGACATGCTGGTGGGCCCCCTGCTCAGGCCCCAGGTGGAGGCCCTGCAGCAAAGCGGCAATGTCGACGTGCCCTGGCTGGCCCTGAACCGGGTGTTCCGCCCCGGCGTTGCCGACAGCTATTTCTTCGCCCTGGCGCCGGAAGACGAAGCGGCCCAGGCCGCCGAGGAGGCGGTGGACCGCAAGGCAGAACACCCGCTGCTGATCGGCCTGGACAGCGCCACCAACAACCGCCAGGCCCAGGCTTTCATCGAGCGCTGGCGCCAATACGGCCATGAAGAGCCGGTGGATATGCGCCTTTTCGGCAACCGCCAGCAGTTGGAACAGGGGATCCGCGATCTGCTCAAGATCAACGACTCCAAGGCCCGCATCGGCCAGGTGGAAGATCTGCTTGGCCACGATCTGGTCGCCGAGGCCCGCTCCCGCCGTGACGTGGATTTCCTCTACCTGCTGGGGGACAAGGAAGAAGTGGGGCTGATGAAAGCCTTCATCGACGTCACCATCAGCCCCTTCGCGGACCCCATTGCCGCCTATACCTCGTCGCGGGGCCACCCCGATCTGGAGAACCCGGCCGGCCTGCGCGATTTCAACGGCCTGAGTTTCTCGGAGATGCCCTATTTCGTCAGCCAGCAGGGGCCGGCCCTGGCCATGCGCCAGTTGCTGACCCAGCTCCGCCCCCATTGGCCCAGCGCCTTGGAACGGCTGTTCGCCATGGGCTATGATGCCGCCCGCCTGCTGCCGCGCATGGCCACCCTGCGCATCGAAGGCAGCGAACCGGTACAAGGCATTTCCGGCAGCATCGGCATCGACGGCAACGGCGTCATCCACCGCCGCCTGCAATGGGTCACCATCAGGGGCGGCAACACCCAGGTTCAGGACCATGTCATTCCGCCTCTTCCCGAGCAGGACAGCCAAGGGCCGGCACTTTGA
- the rsmI gene encoding 16S rRNA (cytidine(1402)-2'-O)-methyltransferase, which produces MNDTKGTLYIVPTPLGNLGDISQRALNVLGEVALICAEDTRHTGQLLHHFAIRTPTQSLHDHNEKQKAGFIIGKLEGGMDVALVSDAGTPLISDPGYTLVSQCREAGIKVVPLPGPCAAITALSASGLPTDRFAFEGFLPAKQSARLAQLEALAEEPRTLVFYESPRRALDCLKDMAQVFGPERQVVLAKELTKTFETLHGAPAAELITWLQEDEDRQKGEMVLMVAPAPKAAELPKAAVKLFLALAEELPRKKAATLVADAFDLKKNALYNLGLEG; this is translated from the coding sequence ATGAATGACACCAAAGGCACCCTTTACATAGTCCCCACGCCCCTGGGTAATCTGGGGGATATCAGCCAACGGGCCCTGAACGTGCTGGGCGAAGTAGCGCTGATCTGTGCCGAGGACACCCGCCACACAGGGCAGCTGCTGCACCATTTCGCCATCCGCACTCCCACCCAGTCCCTGCATGACCACAACGAGAAGCAGAAAGCCGGCTTTATCATCGGCAAGCTGGAAGGGGGCATGGACGTGGCCCTGGTGTCGGACGCCGGCACGCCGCTTATCTCGGACCCCGGCTATACCCTGGTCAGCCAGTGCCGTGAGGCGGGGATCAAGGTGGTACCGCTGCCGGGCCCCTGCGCCGCCATCACGGCCCTGTCCGCCTCTGGCCTGCCCACGGACCGCTTTGCTTTCGAAGGTTTCCTGCCCGCCAAGCAGAGCGCCCGCCTGGCCCAGTTGGAGGCCCTGGCCGAGGAGCCCCGCACCCTGGTCTTCTACGAGTCACCCCGCCGGGCGCTGGACTGCCTCAAGGACATGGCGCAGGTCTTCGGCCCAGAGCGCCAGGTGGTGCTGGCCAAGGAGCTGACCAAGACTTTCGAGACCCTTCATGGCGCCCCTGCCGCCGAACTCATCACCTGGTTGCAGGAAGACGAGGATCGCCAGAAGGGGGAGATGGTGCTGATGGTGGCGCCCGCTCCCAAGGCGGCGGAACTGCCCAAGGCGGCGGTGAAGCTCTTCCTGGCCCTGGCCGAGGAGCTGCCCCGCAAGAAAGCGGCAACTCTGGTGGCCGACGCCTTCGATCTGAAGAAGAACGCCCTCTATAACCTGGGACTGGAGGGCTGA
- the ftsL gene encoding cell division protein FtsL — MAERQPRLAALIAAELWQSKWLLLLFFAVIASAFAVVDLAQGNRLLTAEKEQLMVERESLDVEWRHLNLEEGALGEHSRVEGIAQRQMNMKRVARTDEKVIELK; from the coding sequence ATGGCTGAACGCCAGCCCCGGCTTGCCGCCCTTATCGCAGCTGAACTCTGGCAGTCCAAGTGGCTGCTTTTGCTCTTTTTTGCGGTTATCGCTTCGGCCTTTGCCGTGGTCGACCTGGCCCAGGGCAATCGCCTGCTCACCGCCGAGAAGGAGCAGCTGATGGTGGAGCGGGAAAGCCTGGACGTGGAGTGGCGCCACCTCAACCTGGAGGAAGGGGCCCTGGGTGAGCACAGCAGGGTCGAAGGCATAGCCCAGCGCCAGATGAACATGAAGCGGGTCGCCCGCACCGACGAAAAGGTCATAGAGCTCAAATGA
- a CDS encoding peptidoglycan D,D-transpeptidase FtsI family protein, whose amino-acid sequence MSKRHARNRVKPGVINWRHLFAIAVMGAVFTALVARAAYIQVISPDRLRQEGDNRSLRVTSTQVPRGLITDRNGEELAVSVPVDAIYADPKVVLDKGGLQDKRRWQALAEVLGTDAHDLMDKISSDPSRRFVYLQRQVTPAMAHYVKELKIPGIGLKRESKRYYPTGEVDAHIIGFTNIDDHGLEGIERTYDDLLTGTPGKRKVRKDGLGRVVESLGTLQAAEKPQELQLTIDQRIQALAYRELKKAVSYYEATSGSVVVVDVPTGEVLAMANVPSYNPNNRTDVKAYQLRNRAITDVFEPGSTAKPLAMMAALDNGAVKLDQKIDTNPGWMRLGGRRVQDHRNLGVIDLTTIIEKSSNMGIAKLALALPKEELLGTYTKFGFGSETGIDLVGESAGLFQYDRPRWSEFELATLAFGYSISVTPAQLARAYATLGNEGRRLPLSIIKGLPHPPAEQVVKPKVAREVLHMMESVVRPGGTAPKAAVPGYRVAGKTGTARKAVAGGYGNEYVASFAGLAPASHPKLAIVVMINEPSGDLYYGGDVAAPVFSSVMGGALSLLNVTPDAITPDMRVAASDKEMHRG is encoded by the coding sequence ATGAGCAAGAGGCACGCACGTAACCGCGTCAAGCCCGGCGTCATCAACTGGCGCCACTTGTTCGCCATCGCTGTGATGGGCGCCGTCTTCACGGCGCTGGTGGCCCGTGCTGCCTATATCCAGGTGATCTCCCCCGACCGGCTGCGCCAGGAAGGGGACAACCGCTCCCTGCGGGTGACCTCCACCCAGGTGCCGAGGGGCCTCATCACAGACCGCAACGGCGAGGAACTGGCGGTGTCGGTGCCGGTGGATGCCATCTACGCCGATCCCAAAGTGGTGCTGGACAAGGGCGGCCTGCAGGACAAACGCCGCTGGCAGGCCCTGGCCGAGGTGCTGGGTACCGACGCCCATGACCTGATGGACAAGATAAGCTCCGACCCCAGCCGCCGCTTCGTCTACCTGCAGCGCCAGGTGACCCCGGCCATGGCCCACTACGTCAAGGAACTGAAGATCCCCGGCATCGGCCTGAAGCGGGAATCCAAGCGCTACTACCCCACGGGGGAAGTGGACGCCCACATCATCGGCTTCACCAACATCGACGACCATGGCCTGGAAGGCATAGAGCGGACCTATGACGATCTGCTGACCGGCACTCCCGGCAAGCGCAAGGTGCGCAAGGACGGCCTGGGCCGGGTGGTGGAATCCCTCGGCACCCTGCAGGCGGCGGAGAAGCCCCAGGAACTGCAACTGACCATAGACCAGCGCATCCAGGCCCTGGCCTACCGGGAGCTGAAGAAGGCGGTCAGCTACTACGAGGCCACCAGCGGCTCAGTAGTGGTGGTGGACGTGCCTACCGGCGAGGTGCTGGCCATGGCCAACGTGCCCTCCTACAACCCCAACAACCGCACCGACGTCAAAGCCTATCAGCTGCGCAACCGCGCCATCACCGACGTTTTCGAACCCGGCTCCACCGCCAAGCCCCTGGCCATGATGGCGGCCCTGGACAACGGCGCCGTCAAGCTGGACCAGAAGATAGACACCAACCCGGGCTGGATGCGCCTGGGCGGTCGCCGGGTGCAGGACCACCGCAACCTCGGCGTCATCGATCTCACCACCATCATCGAGAAGTCCTCCAACATGGGCATCGCCAAGCTGGCCCTGGCCCTGCCCAAGGAAGAGCTGCTGGGCACCTACACCAAGTTCGGCTTCGGCTCCGAAACCGGCATCGACCTGGTGGGGGAATCTGCCGGCCTCTTCCAGTACGACAGGCCGCGCTGGTCCGAATTCGAGCTGGCCACCCTGGCTTTCGGCTACTCCATCAGCGTCACCCCGGCCCAACTGGCCCGCGCCTACGCCACCCTGGGCAACGAAGGCCGCCGCCTGCCCCTGTCCATCATCAAGGGCCTGCCCCATCCTCCGGCCGAGCAGGTGGTCAAGCCCAAGGTGGCCAGGGAAGTGCTGCACATGATGGAGTCCGTGGTGCGCCCAGGCGGCACGGCGCCCAAGGCCGCCGTACCCGGTTACCGGGTGGCGGGCAAGACGGGCACGGCCCGCAAGGCCGTGGCCGGCGGCTACGGCAACGAATACGTGGCCAGCTTTGCCGGCCTGGCGCCGGCCTCCCATCCCAAGCTGGCCATAGTGGTGATGATCAACGAACCCAGCGGCGACCTCTATTACGGCGGCGACGTGGCGGCTCCGGTGTTCTCCAGCGTCATGGGCGGCGCCTTGTCGCTGCTCAACGTCACACCGGACGCCATCACACCCGACATGAGGGTGGCCGCAAGCGACAAGGAGATGCACCGTGGCTGA
- the rsmH gene encoding 16S rRNA (cytosine(1402)-N(4))-methyltransferase RsmH, whose amino-acid sequence MTEHVSVLLGESIEALAIKPDGLYVDGTFGRGGHSRAILAKLGPEGRLIAIDRDPTAIAAAKAMADPRFSIIQGPFSGLAEYLTEAGVAGQVDGLLLDLGVSSPQLDDAERGFSFLRDGPLDMRMDPTSGESAADWLNRAEADDIAFVLKTFGEERYARRIARAIVERRNQAPLSRTNELADLIAKAAPSKEKHKHPATRSFQAIRIYINSELDEVKKALDGALRVLKPGGRLAVISFHSLEDRLVKQFIRAQEKGPELPPGLPVTQDQIKHHKKLKSLGKPIFPSEEETQANPRARSSVLRVAERTEAPHG is encoded by the coding sequence GTGACCGAACACGTTAGCGTACTGCTGGGCGAAAGCATCGAGGCCTTGGCCATCAAGCCGGATGGCCTCTACGTGGACGGCACCTTTGGCCGTGGCGGCCATTCCCGCGCCATCCTGGCAAAGCTGGGGCCGGAAGGCCGCCTCATCGCCATCGACCGGGATCCCACCGCCATAGCCGCCGCCAAGGCCATGGCCGATCCGCGCTTTTCCATCATCCAGGGGCCTTTCTCTGGTCTCGCCGAGTACCTGACCGAGGCAGGTGTCGCCGGCCAGGTGGACGGCCTGCTGCTGGATCTCGGGGTTTCTTCGCCCCAGCTGGACGACGCCGAGCGGGGTTTCAGCTTCCTGCGCGACGGGCCTTTGGACATGCGCATGGATCCCACCAGCGGTGAAAGCGCCGCCGATTGGCTCAACCGCGCCGAGGCCGATGACATCGCCTTCGTGCTCAAGACCTTCGGCGAGGAGCGCTACGCCAGGCGCATCGCCCGCGCCATAGTGGAACGCCGCAACCAGGCGCCCCTGTCCCGTACCAACGAACTGGCCGACCTTATCGCCAAGGCCGCCCCCAGCAAGGAAAAGCACAAGCACCCTGCTACCCGCTCCTTCCAGGCCATCCGCATCTACATCAACAGCGAGCTGGACGAGGTGAAAAAGGCCCTGGATGGCGCCCTGCGCGTCCTCAAGCCCGGCGGCCGGCTGGCGGTGATCAGCTTCCACAGCCTGGAAGACCGCCTGGTCAAGCAGTTCATCCGCGCCCAGGAAAAGGGCCCAGAGCTGCCCCCCGGCCTGCCGGTGACCCAGGACCAGATCAAGCACCACAAGAAATTGAAGTCCCTGGGCAAGCCCATCTTCCCCAGCGAAGAAGAGACCCAGGCCAACCCCCGCGCCCGCAGCTCGGTGCTGCGGGTGGCGGAGCGGACGGAGGCGCCCCATGGCTGA
- a CDS encoding UDP-N-acetylmuramoyl-L-alanyl-D-glutamate--2,6-diaminopimelate ligase: protein MADWTLQQLLSPWCDLDSQVAVTDLSLDSRQAGPGCLFVAIPGHQVDGRDFIDQALERGASAVLAEGEEAGLSLRGGKPLVTLPDLRRRLSAIAWRFFGEPAILPVGITGTNGKTTTSQLLAQLCDKLDRPAGIVGTLGAGRFNALEPALNTTPDAIGVARTLAGLAAQGCQVAAMEVSSHALMQGRVSAVPYKVAVFTNLSRDHLDYHGTLGAYAAAKAQLFDWPTLDASVINADDPLGEAWLRERKGRQHCIAFGLSPLDPDIADQVLFVTDVRPHLGGVRARVLGSFGEAELASPLLGLFNLSNLLAAIAAGLALGLPLDELCAAATFVKAVTGRMQTIEKPGKPLVVVDYAHTPDALEVALKALRFHTKGKLWCVFGCGGDRDPGKRPLMTQAVARGADIGVLTADNPRSEDPMAIIQQMLAGGHYGDAMQVVADRRDAIRHAISMAAPGDLVLVAGKGHEDYQEIRGRRLPFSDIEEVQRVLDEEASC from the coding sequence GTGGCTGATTGGACCCTGCAGCAACTGCTTTCGCCCTGGTGTGACCTGGACAGCCAGGTGGCCGTGACCGACCTGAGCCTGGATTCCCGCCAGGCCGGCCCCGGCTGCCTCTTTGTCGCCATACCCGGCCACCAGGTGGACGGCCGCGACTTCATCGACCAGGCCCTGGAGCGGGGCGCCAGTGCCGTGCTGGCGGAAGGGGAAGAAGCTGGCCTCAGCCTGCGTGGCGGCAAGCCCCTGGTGACCCTGCCCGACCTGCGCCGGCGGCTGTCCGCCATCGCCTGGCGCTTCTTCGGCGAGCCGGCCATCCTGCCGGTGGGCATCACCGGCACCAACGGCAAGACCACCACTTCGCAATTGTTGGCCCAGCTCTGTGACAAGCTGGACAGGCCGGCCGGCATCGTCGGCACCCTGGGCGCGGGCCGCTTCAACGCCCTCGAGCCAGCCCTCAACACCACCCCGGACGCCATAGGGGTGGCCAGGACCCTGGCCGGCCTTGCCGCCCAGGGTTGCCAGGTGGCGGCCATGGAAGTGTCCAGCCACGCCCTGATGCAGGGCCGGGTCAGCGCAGTGCCATACAAGGTGGCGGTTTTCACCAACCTCAGCCGCGATCACCTGGACTACCACGGCACCCTGGGGGCCTATGCCGCCGCCAAGGCCCAGCTCTTCGACTGGCCGACCTTGGACGCCTCCGTCATCAACGCCGACGACCCCCTGGGGGAAGCCTGGCTACGTGAGCGCAAAGGCCGCCAGCACTGCATCGCCTTCGGTCTTTCGCCGTTGGATCCCGACATCGCCGACCAGGTGCTCTTTGTGACCGACGTGCGCCCCCATTTGGGCGGCGTGCGGGCCCGGGTGCTGGGCAGCTTCGGCGAGGCCGAGCTGGCCTCGCCGCTGCTGGGCCTGTTCAACCTCTCCAACCTGCTGGCGGCCATCGCCGCCGGCCTGGCCCTGGGCCTGCCTTTGGACGAACTCTGCGCCGCCGCCACCTTCGTCAAGGCCGTCACAGGCCGCATGCAGACCATTGAGAAACCAGGAAAGCCGCTGGTGGTGGTGGACTATGCCCACACCCCCGACGCTCTGGAAGTGGCCCTCAAGGCATTGCGCTTCCACACCAAGGGCAAGCTCTGGTGCGTCTTCGGCTGCGGCGGCGACAGGGATCCGGGCAAGCGCCCCCTGATGACCCAAGCCGTGGCCAGGGGCGCCGATATCGGCGTGCTGACGGCGGACAATCCCCGCTCCGAGGATCCCATGGCCATCATTCAGCAGATGTTGGCAGGCGGCCATTATGGTGACGCCATGCAGGTGGTGGCGGACCGTCGGGACGCCATCCGCCATGCCATCTCAATGGCGGCGCCGGGGGACCTGGTGTTGGTGGCCGGCAAGGGCCACGAGGATTACCAGGAGATCCGAGGCCGCCGCCTGCCCTTTAGCGATATCGAGGAAGTCCAGCGAGTGCTGGACGAGGAGGCGTCATGCTGA
- a CDS encoding YraN family protein, translating into MSFRLFPSRTAKGRHFEQDAERWLKQQGLSPVARNVRYRGGELDLVMKEGPLWVFVEVKYRSQTGFGGAVHAISRAQQARLWQSARRFLKEQGLNEWDCQCRFDVVIYEGEQGPLWLKGAFGI; encoded by the coding sequence ATGTCATTCCGCCTCTTCCCGAGCAGGACAGCCAAGGGCCGGCACTTTGAGCAGGACGCCGAACGCTGGTTAAAGCAGCAGGGGCTGAGCCCCGTCGCCCGCAACGTGCGCTACCGCGGTGGCGAGCTTGACCTGGTGATGAAGGAAGGACCTCTGTGGGTGTTCGTGGAGGTCAAATACCGTAGCCAGACCGGCTTCGGCGGCGCCGTCCACGCCATCAGCCGCGCCCAGCAGGCCCGGCTTTGGCAAAGCGCCAGGCGCTTCCTCAAGGAACAAGGCCTCAACGAGTGGGACTGCCAGTGCCGCTTCGACGTGGTGATTTATGAAGGTGAACAGGGGCCCCTCTGGTTGAAGGGGGCCTTTGGCATTTAG